From the Streptomyces pluripotens genome, one window contains:
- a CDS encoding penicillin acylase family protein — protein MPWRTPRTVLDRLRTFRRLPGFLKSASACVLIAGLLSPLTQTAAAAADATASGDYCGGQCSDILPPGENGNATLVQILLNQAFGIQPAHAEDQLGPYAHLATGYPGLTESTINSFFNDASFGVPSDQVASTEKPAGRGDVTIVRDKKTGVPHITGTTRYGTEFGAGYAAAEDRLWLMDVFRHVGRGQLTSFAGGAAANQGLEQQFYRNAPYTEADLQAQIDNAVAENGARGRQAMADANAYLAGINAYIDASDKGRYFPGEYDLTGHKNAITNAGTIEHFKITDLVALASVIGSLFGSGGGGEVGNALSLIAAQSKYGVEEGTKVWESFRERNDPEAVLTVHDGESFPYASKPTAAKGEALPDAGSVTREPLVYDRTGSAATASATSASATAAKATLGSARRGMSNALVVSGKYTASGHPVAVFGPQTGYFAPQLLMLQEIQGPGISARGASFAGLSMYVELGRGQDYSWSATSSGQDIIDTYAVELCQDDHHYLYHGTCTAMDEVERKNSWSPTLADGTAAGSYTMRVWRTKYGPVQYRATVGGKKVAYATLRSSYLHEVDSIIGFQMLNDPGFVKGPEDFQSAAQHINYTFNWFYADSQHTAYYNSGDNPVRASGVDADFPVWAQPAYEWRNWDPATNTADYTPASAHPHSVGQDYYISWNNKPAKDYTTASWGDGSVHRGNLLDDRVKKLIAAGGVTRSALVKAMADAALTDLRAEDVLPKLLKVIDSSAVTDSTAAAAVTKLQAWVTAGAKRTETSAGAKTYADADAIRILDAWWPLLVKAEFEPGLGSDLYTAFTGNLGIDEAPSSGHGPTGAHAGSAFQYGWWSYVDKDIRSVLGENVQGALAHEYCGGGSLSSCRDILISTLKQAAGMTAAQVYPGDDQCSAGDQWCADSIVQRTLGGIKHGKIGWQNRPTYQQVVEYTSHR, from the coding sequence CGCGCACGCCGAGGACCAGCTCGGCCCGTACGCCCACCTGGCCACCGGATACCCGGGCCTCACCGAGTCGACCATCAACTCCTTCTTCAACGACGCCTCGTTCGGAGTCCCGTCCGACCAGGTCGCCTCCACGGAGAAGCCCGCCGGCCGCGGTGACGTGACGATCGTCCGCGACAAGAAGACCGGTGTGCCGCACATCACCGGCACCACCCGCTACGGCACCGAGTTCGGCGCCGGGTATGCGGCGGCCGAGGACCGGTTGTGGCTGATGGACGTCTTCCGACACGTGGGCCGCGGTCAGTTGACCTCCTTCGCCGGCGGTGCCGCCGCCAACCAGGGCCTGGAGCAGCAGTTCTACCGCAACGCGCCCTACACCGAGGCCGACCTGCAGGCGCAGATCGACAACGCGGTGGCGGAGAACGGCGCCCGGGGCCGCCAGGCCATGGCCGACGCCAACGCCTACCTCGCCGGGATCAACGCCTACATCGACGCCTCCGACAAGGGCCGCTACTTCCCCGGTGAGTACGACCTGACCGGCCACAAGAACGCGATCACCAACGCCGGCACCATAGAGCACTTCAAGATCACCGACCTGGTGGCGCTGGCCTCCGTCATCGGCTCCCTGTTCGGCTCCGGTGGAGGCGGTGAGGTCGGCAACGCCCTCTCACTGATCGCGGCCCAATCCAAGTACGGCGTCGAGGAGGGCACCAAGGTCTGGGAGTCCTTCCGTGAGCGCAACGACCCCGAGGCAGTCCTCACCGTCCACGACGGTGAGAGTTTCCCGTACGCGTCCAAACCCACTGCGGCCAAGGGCGAGGCATTGCCCGACGCGGGCTCGGTGACCCGGGAGCCGCTCGTCTACGACCGCACCGGCAGCGCGGCCACGGCGAGCGCCACCAGCGCCTCCGCCACGGCCGCGAAGGCGACGCTGGGCTCCGCCAGACGTGGGATGTCCAACGCCCTCGTGGTCAGCGGCAAGTACACCGCGAGCGGCCACCCCGTCGCCGTCTTCGGCCCGCAGACCGGCTACTTCGCGCCGCAGCTGCTCATGCTCCAGGAGATCCAGGGCCCCGGCATCAGCGCCCGTGGCGCGTCCTTCGCCGGCCTGAGCATGTACGTCGAACTCGGCCGCGGCCAGGACTACTCCTGGAGCGCCACCAGCTCCGGCCAGGACATCATCGACACCTACGCCGTCGAGCTGTGCCAGGACGACCACCACTACCTGTACCACGGCACCTGTACCGCCATGGACGAGGTCGAGCGGAAGAACTCCTGGTCGCCGACCCTGGCCGACGGCACGGCCGCGGGCTCCTACACCATGCGGGTATGGCGTACGAAGTACGGACCCGTGCAGTACCGGGCGACCGTCGGCGGCAAGAAGGTCGCCTACGCCACCCTGCGCTCCTCATACCTCCATGAGGTGGACTCGATCATCGGCTTCCAGATGCTGAACGATCCGGGCTTCGTCAAGGGGCCGGAAGACTTCCAGAGCGCGGCGCAGCACATCAACTACACCTTCAACTGGTTCTACGCCGACTCCCAGCACACCGCCTACTACAACAGCGGCGACAACCCCGTCCGGGCGAGCGGCGTCGACGCCGACTTCCCGGTGTGGGCACAGCCGGCGTACGAGTGGCGGAACTGGGACCCCGCCACCAACACGGCGGACTACACCCCGGCCTCCGCCCACCCCCACTCCGTCGGTCAGGACTACTACATCTCCTGGAACAACAAGCCGGCCAAGGACTACACGACTGCGTCCTGGGGCGACGGCTCGGTGCACCGCGGCAATCTGCTGGACGACCGGGTGAAGAAACTGATCGCGGCCGGCGGGGTGACGCGCTCGGCACTGGTGAAGGCCATGGCGGACGCCGCCCTCACCGACCTGCGTGCCGAGGACGTACTGCCGAAGCTGCTCAAGGTGATCGACTCCTCGGCGGTGACCGACTCCACGGCCGCCGCGGCGGTGACCAAGCTCCAGGCGTGGGTGACGGCTGGCGCCAAGCGGACTGAGACCTCGGCCGGTGCGAAGACGTACGCCGACGCCGACGCGATCCGCATCCTGGACGCCTGGTGGCCGCTCCTGGTCAAGGCCGAGTTCGAACCGGGCCTGGGCAGTGACCTGTACACCGCCTTCACCGGCAATCTGGGGATCGACGAGGCCCCGTCCTCCGGACACGGCCCGACCGGGGCACACGCCGGAAGCGCATTCCAGTACGGCTGGTGGAGCTACGTCGACAAGGACATCCGGTCGGTGCTCGGGGAGAACGTGCAGGGAGCGCTGGCGCACGAGTACTGCGGCGGCGGCAGCCTCAGCTCCTGCCGGGACATCCTGATCAGCACGCTGAAACAGGCGGCCGGCATGACCGCCGCGCAGGTCTACCCGGGCGACGACCAGTGCTCCGCGGGCGACCAGTGGTGCGCTGACTCGATCGTCCAGCGCACCCTGGGCGGCATCAAACACGGCAAGATCGGCTGGCAGAACCGGCCGACCTATCAGCAGGTCGTGGAGTACACCTCGCACCGGTGA